In Lentilitoribacter sp. Alg239-R112, the following proteins share a genomic window:
- a CDS encoding pyridoxamine 5'-phosphate oxidase family protein, with product MQKQVNPINETNNDARVLARQLIRTARFGAIGVLQDDGSPLVSRVLVGTEATGNPVILISELSEHTKAIEKNNQVSLLLGEPKKGDPVAHPRISLQGNARLIPKESDQYSNIRARFIARHPKSELYIGFADFQIFQIDAKSANLNGGFGKAFHLKPNDFLSIETKLSMMESEIINIINNQHKDFLSNHAKNNESGWRLIGIDCDGFDVANGDIIDRREFKVPMSEAISPADAIAFLTNSENLK from the coding sequence ATGCAGAAACAAGTGAACCCAATTAACGAAACCAACAACGATGCTCGTGTTCTCGCTCGCCAACTGATTAGAACGGCAAGGTTCGGAGCAATTGGTGTTTTGCAAGATGATGGCTCTCCGCTTGTAAGTCGGGTTCTGGTCGGAACAGAAGCAACAGGAAATCCTGTCATTTTAATTTCAGAACTATCTGAGCACACAAAGGCAATCGAAAAAAACAATCAGGTATCATTGCTGTTGGGTGAACCTAAGAAGGGTGACCCGGTCGCCCATCCACGAATTTCATTGCAGGGGAATGCCCGACTAATTCCGAAAGAAAGCGACCAATATTCAAATATTCGAGCACGCTTTATTGCTCGTCACCCGAAGTCCGAACTTTACATCGGGTTTGCTGATTTTCAGATCTTCCAAATTGATGCGAAATCGGCAAATTTAAATGGTGGTTTCGGTAAGGCATTTCATCTCAAGCCGAATGATTTTCTATCGATTGAAACGAAATTATCAATGATGGAAAGCGAGATTATCAATATTATCAATAATCAGCATAAAGATTTCCTGTCAAATCATGCCAAAAACAATGAAAGTGGCTGGCGATTAATAGGCATAGATTGCGATGGGTTTGATGTAGCAAACGGCGATATCATCGACAGACGAGAGTTCAAAGTACCAATGAGTGAAGCCATCAGTCCAGCTGATGCTATCGCGTTTCTAACAAATAGTGAAAACCTAAAATAA
- a CDS encoding SDR family oxidoreductase encodes MGERLKGKTALLTAAGQGIGRATAVAMANEGAQVIATDINEDALNSLSAETNGNITITVLDVRSDAAVEQAAKDYSPNVLFNCAGFVHSGTVLECTDDEWDFAFDLNVKSAFRMIKAFLPSMIEQGNGSIINMASAASSIIGAPNRFVYGATKAAVIGMTKSVAVDHIKMGIRCNAICPGTVQSPSLEDRLHAMGNYEEARKAFIARQPMGRIGTPEEIAALAVYLASEDSAFTTGQAMLIDGGWAG; translated from the coding sequence ATGGGTGAACGATTAAAAGGTAAAACAGCTCTATTAACAGCTGCAGGTCAGGGAATTGGCAGAGCAACCGCAGTTGCCATGGCAAATGAAGGCGCGCAAGTTATTGCCACTGACATAAATGAAGACGCGTTGAATAGTCTTTCTGCCGAAACGAATGGAAATATTACGATCACAGTTCTTGATGTTCGCTCAGATGCTGCCGTGGAGCAGGCAGCGAAGGATTATTCACCTAATGTATTGTTTAATTGCGCTGGCTTTGTCCATTCTGGCACCGTTTTGGAGTGTACGGATGATGAGTGGGATTTTGCGTTTGATCTGAACGTTAAGTCTGCGTTTAGAATGATCAAGGCATTTTTGCCAAGCATGATTGAACAGGGAAATGGATCAATCATTAATATGGCATCGGCAGCGTCCTCAATCATTGGTGCACCAAATAGATTTGTCTATGGTGCAACTAAAGCAGCGGTCATTGGCATGACAAAATCAGTCGCGGTTGACCACATTAAAATGGGTATTCGTTGCAATGCAATTTGCCCGGGGACCGTGCAAAGTCCGTCGCTTGAAGACCGTCTTCATGCAATGGGGAATTATGAAGAGGCGCGCAAAGCCTTTATCGCTCGTCAACCTATGGGGCGAATTGGAACACCAGAAGAAATTGCTGCATTAGCAGTCTACCTAGCATCCGAAGATAGTGCATTTACCACCGGTCAAGCAATGTTAATTGATGGCGGTTGGGCAGGATAA
- a CDS encoding DUF6638 family protein, which produces MKLLYENDLIYGRLLDVSQDYLVERYRKAMIGFGLKPTALDQFHVDMTGFSPEIANEMDDQNYLDPLGVNRRFVIVSPEQEHLPVVHTQFSNTGELMHRFFRANERALRAVTIKDALYGEIDDPIARVEDIEDILSIEEVQFDVKSADELLDKANELRTLADRLEVNEHAWRDDALIDRMVELAAKTGDIRHNKLVPDHLVFDQGSFWANHFGGIFIFKDERTTTVICDSKAPGFRRSRPWQVSYIDIDDYKNIFQFLTSSDRLQRPNDKWALKSGFFDHRAEMAVRDILAEKQAYPSFNSLADPAIKSWLRDNRKLVRKDGRFDIYQDAAERIDDVGKLATHELNAENWLRVSRGNPMHDEKWLVNRLLSRLNPYDFVSRFVFDKQGFYEAYQNYNDEFKQVVVDVLKNSYLKDKAAWRQRYYQTEGTSGYA; this is translated from the coding sequence ATGAAGCTACTTTATGAAAACGATCTGATTTATGGGCGCTTGTTGGATGTCTCACAAGATTATCTTGTCGAACGCTATAGAAAAGCAATGATTGGTTTTGGACTAAAACCAACCGCATTAGATCAATTTCATGTTGATATGACTGGTTTTTCACCCGAAATTGCGAACGAGATGGATGATCAGAATTACCTTGACCCACTTGGTGTAAATCGACGATTTGTTATTGTTTCTCCAGAGCAGGAGCATTTGCCTGTTGTCCATACCCAGTTCTCGAATACAGGCGAGCTGATGCATCGGTTCTTTCGGGCAAATGAACGAGCACTGAGGGCTGTTACAATTAAAGACGCTCTTTATGGCGAGATTGATGATCCGATTGCGCGTGTTGAAGATATTGAAGATATTTTATCCATCGAAGAAGTTCAGTTTGATGTGAAATCTGCCGATGAATTGCTTGATAAGGCCAATGAACTTCGCACTCTTGCTGATCGTTTGGAGGTTAACGAACATGCCTGGCGGGATGATGCTCTGATTGATCGCATGGTCGAACTAGCAGCAAAAACCGGAGATATTCGCCATAATAAACTTGTTCCGGATCATTTGGTTTTTGATCAAGGTTCATTTTGGGCAAACCATTTCGGTGGGATTTTTATTTTCAAAGACGAGCGAACAACAACAGTCATTTGCGATTCAAAAGCACCTGGGTTTCGCCGATCTAGACCGTGGCAAGTCAGTTATATAGATATTGATGACTACAAAAACATTTTTCAGTTCTTGACGTCCTCAGATCGGTTGCAAAGGCCAAATGATAAGTGGGCTTTGAAATCAGGTTTTTTTGATCACCGAGCCGAGATGGCTGTTCGAGACATTCTTGCGGAAAAACAAGCTTATCCATCCTTTAACTCACTTGCGGACCCTGCAATAAAATCATGGTTACGGGACAATAGAAAATTGGTTCGCAAAGATGGCCGATTTGATATTTATCAAGACGCTGCCGAACGAATTGATGATGTTGGGAAGCTAGCCACGCATGAACTGAATGCGGAAAACTGGCTTCGTGTTTCGCGGGGCAACCCAATGCATGATGAGAAGTGGCTTGTGAATCGTTTATTGTCACGTCTTAATCCATATGATTTTGTTTCGCGGTTTGTTTTTGATAAGCAAGGCTTCTATGAAGCTTATCAGAACTATAATGATGAGTTTAAGCAAGTGGTTGTAGACGTGCTCAAGAATTCCTATCTCAAAGATAAGGCAGCTTGGCGCCAGCGCTATTATCAAACAGAGGGGACATCAGGTTATGCTTGA
- a CDS encoding fumarylacetoacetate hydrolase family protein: MKLVRYGKVGSEKPGLIDKEGQLRDLSDHVADIDGSMLSPSSLSKLQDLDESSLPKVDGTRRLGACVGSVGKLMCIGLNYSDHAKESNLPIPEHPILFMKATSAIVGPNDTVSIPKDSKKSDWEVELGVVIGKACKYVSEADALDYVAGYCVCNDVSERHFQTELTGQWTKGKSCDTFGPLGPWLVTKDEIPNPQGLDMWLDVNGSRMQTGNTSTMIFTVAQIISHLSQMMTLHPGDVISTGTPPGVGMGMRPPVYLKKGDVMSLSIDGLGTQMQDVDEDS; this comes from the coding sequence ATGAAACTTGTTCGTTATGGTAAAGTGGGAAGTGAAAAACCGGGCTTAATTGATAAGGAAGGCCAGCTCCGTGATCTTTCAGACCATGTTGCTGATATTGATGGTTCAATGCTTTCGCCATCTTCCTTGAGCAAACTTCAAGATTTGGATGAAAGTTCATTGCCAAAAGTTGATGGTACTCGCCGTTTGGGTGCCTGTGTTGGATCTGTTGGTAAGTTAATGTGTATTGGCTTGAATTATTCTGACCATGCTAAAGAATCTAACCTTCCGATACCTGAACATCCAATCCTATTTATGAAAGCAACCTCGGCTATCGTGGGGCCGAATGATACCGTATCCATTCCAAAAGATTCTAAAAAATCAGATTGGGAAGTTGAGCTTGGCGTTGTTATTGGAAAAGCGTGCAAATATGTAAGTGAAGCTGATGCGCTGGATTATGTGGCGGGTTATTGTGTTTGTAATGATGTCTCTGAGCGTCACTTTCAAACCGAATTAACAGGCCAATGGACAAAGGGAAAGTCTTGCGACACATTTGGGCCACTTGGTCCGTGGTTGGTCACAAAAGACGAAATACCTAATCCTCAGGGGCTAGATATGTGGTTGGATGTAAACGGGTCTAGAATGCAAACCGGGAATACATCCACGATGATTTTTACTGTTGCGCAGATCATCTCACATCTTTCTCAGATGATGACCTTGCACCCCGGTGATGTGATTTCTACGGGTACGCCTCCTGGTGTTGGAATGGGTATGAGACCTCCTGTTTATTTGAAAAAGGGAGATGTAATGTCCTTATCAATCGACGGACTTGGCACACAGATGCAGGATGTCGACGAAGATTCATAG
- the rirA gene encoding iron-responsive transcriptional regulator RirA, translating to MRLTRQTNYAMRMLMYCAANDEDLSRIAEIAKSYSVSELFLFKILQPLAKGGLVQTIRGRNGGVRLARPAKDISLFDVVRVTEDNFAMAECFENDAAECPLVNSCALNTALREALNAFFDVLSKYSIDDLVKARPDINALLGLDELLDDVPAA from the coding sequence ATGCGATTAACACGACAAACAAATTATGCAATGCGGATGCTGATGTACTGTGCTGCAAATGATGAAGATTTAAGTCGCATTGCAGAAATTGCAAAATCCTACTCTGTATCAGAATTATTCTTGTTTAAAATTTTGCAACCTTTGGCAAAGGGTGGACTTGTTCAGACAATACGAGGCCGAAATGGTGGTGTACGGCTGGCTCGTCCCGCTAAAGACATTTCATTGTTCGATGTTGTTCGGGTGACCGAAGATAACTTTGCAATGGCAGAGTGTTTTGAAAATGATGCAGCAGAATGTCCACTTGTGAATAGTTGTGCATTGAATACTGCTTTGCGTGAGGCGTTGAACGCATTTTTTGATGTTTTATCTAAGTATTCTATCGATGATTTGGTAAAAGCTCGCCCAGATATTAATGCACTTCTAGGTCTGGATGAATTGCTGGACGACGTTCCCGCCGCCTAG
- a CDS encoding IlvD/Edd family dehydratase: MTKRVIKPEDLRSRNWFNNPDDPEMTALYLERYLNYGLTRDELQSGKPIIAIAQTGSDLSPCNRHHIELAKRVRDGVIAMGGTVIEIPVHPIQETGKRPTAMLDRNLAYLSLVETLYGYPIDGVVLTVGCDKTTPALLMAAATVNIPAIALSVGPMLNGWYKGERTGSGTIMWKARELRAKGEIDDAGMIELVASSAPSVGYCNTMGTATTMNSLAEALGMQLPGSAAIPAPYRERGQMAYETGRRIVDMVWEDLVPTKIMTREAFENAIVVNSAIGGSTNAPIHLNGIARHLGVSLDNQDWQNIGHKIPMIVNLQPVGEYLGEDYHRAGGVPAVISQLLAHDLLPYPDAITANGKTMAENCADVQIENPDVIKKIPEPMKQDAGFINLSGNLFDSAIMKTSAISEAFRETYLSDPDMPNAFEGRAIVFDGPEQFHATIDDPKLNIDANCILIMRGAGPIGYPGGAEVVNMRAPDYLLKKGVEALPCIGDGRQSGTSGSPSILNASPEAAAGGGLALVQTGDMVKIDLNACSADILISDEALETRRQALTAGGGFPHPASQSPWQQYFREMVEPFSEGMVLRDAPNYQSIAKKNLPRDNH; encoded by the coding sequence ATGACAAAGCGTGTCATTAAACCCGAAGACTTGAGATCACGTAATTGGTTTAATAACCCTGATGATCCTGAGATGACAGCACTCTATTTAGAGCGCTATTTAAACTATGGCCTCACACGCGATGAGCTGCAGTCTGGCAAACCAATCATTGCTATTGCGCAAACAGGCTCTGATCTTTCACCTTGCAACAGACATCATATTGAGCTTGCGAAGCGTGTTCGTGATGGAGTGATTGCGATGGGTGGTACGGTGATTGAAATTCCCGTTCACCCTATTCAAGAAACAGGCAAACGCCCAACTGCGATGCTTGATCGAAATCTCGCATACCTCTCATTGGTCGAAACGCTGTACGGTTATCCAATAGATGGTGTTGTCCTTACAGTTGGATGCGATAAGACCACGCCGGCTTTGTTGATGGCTGCTGCAACAGTTAACATTCCAGCGATCGCCTTATCTGTCGGACCGATGCTCAATGGATGGTACAAAGGTGAGCGAACTGGTTCTGGTACGATAATGTGGAAAGCGCGTGAACTCCGCGCCAAGGGTGAGATCGATGACGCAGGTATGATTGAACTTGTTGCATCCTCTGCGCCATCGGTTGGTTATTGCAACACAATGGGGACAGCGACAACGATGAATTCGTTGGCCGAAGCGCTGGGTATGCAACTTCCAGGCTCTGCGGCGATTCCAGCGCCATACAGAGAACGTGGCCAGATGGCGTATGAGACCGGTAGGCGTATTGTTGATATGGTTTGGGAAGATCTTGTTCCAACTAAAATCATGACGCGCGAAGCCTTTGAAAATGCGATTGTTGTAAATTCAGCTATTGGTGGGTCTACAAATGCACCTATTCATCTAAACGGTATCGCTCGCCATCTGGGTGTTTCTCTTGATAATCAGGACTGGCAAAATATAGGGCATAAAATTCCGATGATTGTGAATCTGCAGCCTGTTGGTGAATATCTTGGCGAGGATTATCATAGAGCAGGGGGTGTTCCTGCTGTCATATCTCAATTGCTCGCACATGATCTTCTACCTTATCCAGATGCTATCACAGCCAATGGTAAAACCATGGCTGAAAATTGTGCAGATGTGCAGATCGAGAATCCTGATGTCATCAAGAAAATTCCGGAGCCTATGAAGCAAGATGCAGGTTTTATCAATCTATCTGGTAATTTATTTGATTCTGCCATTATGAAAACAAGTGCGATATCAGAGGCTTTTAGAGAAACCTATTTGTCTGACCCAGATATGCCCAATGCATTTGAAGGGCGCGCTATTGTATTTGATGGTCCGGAACAGTTCCATGCAACCATTGATGATCCCAAGTTAAATATCGACGCAAATTGTATTCTAATCATGCGTGGCGCAGGACCGATTGGTTATCCTGGCGGTGCTGAAGTTGTGAATATGCGTGCGCCAGATTATCTCTTGAAGAAGGGTGTTGAGGCTCTGCCATGTATTGGTGATGGTCGGCAATCTGGTACATCGGGTTCACCATCAATTTTAAATGCCTCACCGGAGGCCGCAGCAGGCGGCGGATTAGCACTTGTGCAAACTGGCGATATGGTCAAGATTGACCTGAATGCATGTTCTGCTGATATCTTGATCAGTGATGAGGCGTTGGAGACACGCAGACAGGCACTTACTGCTGGGGGCGGTTTTCCTCATCCTGCAAGTCAATCACCTTGGCAGCAATATTTTCGTGAGATGGTAGAGCCTTTTTCTGAGGGTATGGTCTTGCGTGACGCACCGAATTATCAATCTATTGCGAAGAAAAACCTACCTCGCGATAATCATTAG
- a CDS encoding thymidine kinase, which translates to MAKLYFSYASMNAGKSTLLLQASYNYQERGMRTVLLNASLDNRAGSAGKIGSRIGLESESTAFEEDDNLYEIVKAKLADGNIACVFVDEANFMSAEQAWQLSDVVDDLNIPVMAYGLRTDFQGKLFPGSKILLSIADEIREVRTICDCGRKATMVVRQDGDGNVVKDGAQIVVGGNESYVSYCRQHWKEAIGYKNTND; encoded by the coding sequence GTGGCAAAACTCTATTTTAGCTATGCGTCGATGAATGCTGGAAAGTCTACGCTGCTGTTGCAAGCATCATATAATTATCAGGAACGTGGCATGAGGACGGTCTTGCTCAATGCATCGCTCGACAATCGAGCAGGTAGTGCAGGCAAAATTGGCTCCCGTATCGGGCTTGAGAGCGAGTCGACTGCATTCGAAGAAGATGACAATTTATATGAGATTGTTAAGGCTAAACTTGCCGATGGTAACATTGCATGCGTGTTTGTTGACGAGGCAAATTTTATGTCAGCGGAGCAGGCTTGGCAGTTGTCAGATGTTGTTGATGATTTGAATATTCCGGTCATGGCCTATGGTCTGAGAACAGACTTCCAGGGAAAGTTATTTCCGGGATCGAAGATCTTACTGTCGATTGCAGATGAAATACGAGAAGTGCGAACTATTTGTGACTGTGGACGCAAAGCAACGATGGTTGTGCGTCAAGATGGAGATGGAAATGTTGTTAAAGATGGCGCGCAAATCGTGGTTGGCGGTAATGAGAGTTACGTTTCCTATTGTCGACAGCATTGGAAAGAGGCGATAGGGTATAAAAATACCAATGATTGA
- a CDS encoding AAA family ATPase has protein sequence MEQSSGLTTIHEDAIKSHLSTAQMLITRFITLEQSDARSSTPLAGTRRRFVSTVSSRGTRKTNEVELAKTLKGISPEDDLLSVAQHNLLFRTRRGAAVALAIADNFAKSTSLEDLKSQNATSPLSGEDAKNYKNLLAASAYVTAFTVTCYLMRHLPVDTDAVNDVEAPDFNFDTPQDVLKSIISGLEDVADGVSSDDTLVSRCRTYIEQTLQALISRRKRFVALQGFANSHIRIEQDDFTIDGFETPPGKARKQLVMNFKKPNEIIGNHIAKYQALKLAKMLMAYDFDRQMNPFVEQGGFVFTFIGDGMPGTGKTILIQMLAGMINDYCQVAGYPFHYENFGVDQISSYQGKSGQNCKEFVNNVIDPRAISLGTVDDIDQIAAKRSDDKASAGQQEVTAVLMESFAGASTVIRGNCAFGMFSNYPENVDDALRQRASARWLVDGPQSEDDYVDIFVLLAGKNHSIELGDHDLFEGQQIKKAVAQSYEGHSRPKEEGLLRVWDRFEQENGAIENMADVGGYLHAIKQAESRFTGRAIKNITDAIKMRSMDVELPDEWFETPEAFMHKSYDEKSDMISELRQPFTMEMVLQEINRYADSEFRYTDKSDAAAVEEIIRRERQRERAIGEIEAMRADGRWAE, from the coding sequence ATGGAACAAAGTAGTGGCCTGACAACAATCCATGAAGATGCGATTAAATCTCATCTTTCAACGGCTCAGATGCTTATTACAAGATTTATCACGCTTGAGCAGAGCGATGCACGTTCATCGACCCCGCTCGCAGGGACAAGGCGAAGATTTGTATCAACCGTTTCCAGTCGCGGGACACGAAAAACTAATGAAGTTGAATTGGCGAAAACGTTAAAGGGGATCAGCCCTGAAGATGATTTATTATCTGTAGCTCAACATAATTTGCTATTTCGCACACGACGCGGGGCAGCTGTGGCTCTTGCGATTGCGGATAATTTTGCGAAATCGACTTCTCTAGAAGATCTGAAATCACAGAACGCTACGTCTCCTTTATCGGGTGAAGATGCCAAAAATTATAAAAATCTTCTGGCTGCATCGGCTTATGTAACAGCGTTTACTGTAACTTGTTATCTCATGCGTCATTTACCAGTGGATACGGATGCGGTGAATGATGTTGAGGCTCCGGACTTTAATTTCGATACTCCGCAAGATGTACTTAAATCAATCATATCTGGTCTAGAGGATGTTGCTGATGGCGTATCATCTGATGATACGCTTGTTTCTCGATGTAGAACTTATATTGAACAAACCCTTCAAGCTTTGATTTCAAGACGTAAAAGATTTGTTGCCCTGCAAGGCTTTGCAAATAGCCACATTCGTATCGAGCAAGATGATTTCACAATTGATGGATTTGAAACGCCACCAGGTAAAGCGCGCAAGCAACTGGTGATGAATTTCAAAAAACCAAATGAAATTATCGGAAACCATATTGCCAAGTATCAGGCGCTAAAACTTGCTAAAATGTTGATGGCGTATGATTTTGATCGACAGATGAATCCCTTTGTGGAGCAGGGCGGTTTTGTGTTTACCTTTATTGGGGACGGTATGCCGGGTACGGGTAAAACAATCCTTATTCAAATGCTTGCAGGTATGATCAATGATTATTGTCAGGTCGCGGGTTATCCGTTCCATTATGAAAATTTCGGCGTAGATCAAATCTCATCTTATCAGGGTAAATCTGGTCAAAACTGCAAAGAATTTGTCAATAATGTGATTGATCCTCGGGCTATTTCTTTGGGTACGGTGGATGATATTGATCAGATTGCGGCAAAACGATCTGACGATAAGGCATCTGCCGGACAGCAAGAAGTAACTGCGGTGCTGATGGAAAGTTTTGCAGGCGCATCAACGGTTATTCGCGGAAACTGCGCATTTGGCATGTTCTCTAACTATCCGGAGAATGTGGATGATGCATTGCGTCAAAGAGCAAGCGCGAGATGGCTCGTTGATGGCCCCCAATCAGAAGATGATTATGTCGATATCTTTGTTTTATTGGCTGGTAAAAATCATTCAATCGAGTTGGGTGATCATGATCTTTTTGAGGGGCAGCAAATAAAAAAAGCTGTTGCGCAGAGTTATGAAGGTCACAGCCGCCCAAAGGAAGAGGGGTTGTTGAGGGTTTGGGATCGTTTTGAACAAGAAAATGGTGCGATCGAAAACATGGCAGATGTGGGTGGTTATCTACATGCTATCAAACAGGCGGAATCACGCTTTACCGGTCGTGCAATTAAAAATATTACTGACGCAATAAAGATGCGGTCTATGGATGTAGAACTTCCTGATGAATGGTTTGAAACACCAGAAGCATTTATGCATAAGTCTTATGACGAAAAATCAGATATGATTTCAGAACTTCGCCAGCCATTTACAATGGAAATGGTTTTGCAGGAAATCAATCGATACGCGGATTCAGAATTCAGATACACCGATAAAAGTGATGCGGCGGCTGTGGAAGAGATTATTCGACGTGAACGCCAGCGTGAACGTGCTATCGGTGAGATTGAAGCTATGCGTGCAGATGGCAGGTGGGCTGAATGA
- a CDS encoding nucleoside hydrolase, with protein MHKIIIDTDPGIDDSLAIAYAIAHPEIDLIGLTTIFGNVTIDQATTNALQVLPAFGGTADVARGAANPISIEGNTPSHHVHGANGFGGYDFPESGQKEVALSAAEYLVEKTKQHPGEITICAVGPLTNLALALKLDPTITSRVKEVVIMGGAVFYPGNVTPVAEANFWNDPHAADQVLAASWPMTLAPMDCTMPVIFNEHDMDMIARDNEKMGIPLKEMSQFYINFYRNVAGLDGLVPHDVMALMWVTAPGAFTVRRCAVSVVTEGPAIGQSIGLPAGKMTLSDAFKDRPDLNVLVDTDINMFRADYFSTLKAVG; from the coding sequence GTGCATAAAATCATAATTGATACTGATCCTGGGATCGATGATTCGCTAGCTATCGCATATGCTATAGCACATCCAGAAATCGACCTTATTGGCCTGACAACTATTTTTGGCAATGTCACGATTGATCAGGCAACAACAAATGCTTTACAAGTTCTACCTGCCTTCGGCGGTACAGCAGATGTGGCGCGGGGCGCGGCCAATCCAATCAGTATCGAGGGCAATACACCAAGCCATCATGTACACGGTGCTAACGGTTTCGGCGGATATGACTTCCCAGAATCTGGTCAAAAAGAAGTCGCACTTTCAGCTGCCGAATATCTGGTTGAAAAAACCAAACAGCATCCGGGGGAAATCACGATCTGTGCTGTTGGTCCTTTAACGAACTTAGCACTTGCGCTTAAGCTCGACCCAACAATCACATCACGAGTGAAAGAGGTTGTGATTATGGGTGGTGCTGTTTTCTATCCGGGCAATGTAACACCCGTCGCCGAAGCCAATTTTTGGAATGATCCACACGCGGCAGATCAGGTACTTGCGGCCAGTTGGCCCATGACATTAGCTCCGATGGATTGCACAATGCCGGTAATCTTCAATGAGCATGACATGGACATGATCGCACGTGACAATGAAAAAATGGGCATACCGCTTAAAGAAATGTCGCAGTTTTACATCAACTTCTACCGCAATGTTGCAGGTCTTGATGGTTTGGTTCCTCACGATGTCATGGCACTGATGTGGGTAACAGCACCAGGTGCATTTACCGTTAGACGTTGTGCCGTAAGTGTAGTGACCGAAGGACCGGCGATTGGGCAATCAATAGGTTTGCCAGCGGGTAAAATGACATTATCAGACGCATTTAAAGACCGCCCGGATCTCAATGTATTGGTCGACACAGACATCAATATGTTCCGCGCTGACTATTTCAGCACGCTCAAAGCCGTTGGTTAA
- a CDS encoding DUF2333 family protein, translating to MLDPVIEFFGKIFSAIKRGFLAVIAFILAPFVALIAWYKASGWILRIVIGFVVFFIFGGYGYFTYNTQVWHGFDPQYTDKYEFSEAAIPGTVVGNDLCAPSGIVTVTGDLIDFNVNQNAWVSSSLLYKAGFFGIDWDHTPFFDNKASFQRGVNQAIRRTTAELVDTLGRVRGTSQVDNDLQEARGVMQTDEERWYFSTNPFGFTTPSQSYYRTGQGHLNGYNQRLVKCDAVFDARADNLIRFLDRIASDIGSTSAILRTRSESSNAGWFDTRADDRFWFAFGQLYAYHGILQAAHADFVEVISQRNLDRPWDEMEEQLVAALRIQPAVISNGNESGWIMPTHLATMGFYILRFRSNLIEIRSILDR from the coding sequence ATGCTTGATCCTGTTATAGAATTTTTCGGAAAAATATTCTCAGCTATCAAACGCGGTTTCTTGGCTGTTATAGCGTTTATCTTAGCCCCATTTGTCGCGCTGATTGCTTGGTATAAAGCAAGCGGTTGGATTTTACGGATTGTTATCGGCTTCGTCGTTTTCTTTATTTTCGGCGGGTATGGTTATTTCACCTACAATACGCAAGTGTGGCATGGTTTTGATCCGCAATATACTGACAAGTATGAATTTTCAGAAGCAGCTATTCCTGGCACTGTGGTTGGAAATGATCTTTGTGCGCCATCTGGCATTGTGACAGTAACTGGCGATCTGATTGATTTTAATGTTAATCAGAATGCATGGGTTTCTTCAAGCCTGCTTTATAAGGCCGGTTTTTTTGGTATCGACTGGGACCACACACCGTTCTTTGATAATAAAGCCTCGTTTCAAAGAGGTGTTAATCAGGCGATCCGACGAACAACTGCGGAACTGGTTGATACGCTTGGTCGTGTTCGTGGCACCTCACAAGTTGATAATGACTTACAAGAAGCGCGTGGAGTTATGCAAACTGATGAGGAACGTTGGTATTTTAGTACAAACCCGTTTGGTTTCACGACGCCATCTCAGAGCTATTACCGCACGGGTCAAGGGCATTTGAACGGCTATAATCAGCGATTGGTTAAGTGCGATGCTGTGTTTGATGCGCGAGCTGACAATCTCATTCGGTTTTTAGATCGTATTGCATCTGATATAGGCTCAACATCCGCAATTCTTCGTACACGCTCAGAGTCGAGTAATGCTGGTTGGTTTGATACGCGCGCCGACGATCGCTTCTGGTTCGCTTTTGGTCAGCTTTATGCCTATCATGGTATCTTGCAGGCCGCCCATGCCGATTTTGTAGAGGTTATCAGTCAACGTAATCTTGATCGTCCGTGGGATGAAATGGAAGAGCAGCTCGTCGCGGCGTTGCGTATTCAACCTGCTGTTATCTCAAACGGTAATGAGAGTGGTTGGATTATGCCAACTCACTTGGCGACAATGGGTTTTTATATCCTTAGATTTAGGTCAAACCTGATAGAAATCCGTTCTATTCTTGATCGTTAA